The genomic DNA ATCCTGCTGCGGGTGCAGGCATTCACCGTCTCCCACCTGGCGGCCTTCAAGCTGGAGGTCAGGCTGCGTACCGGACTGACGGACCACCTGGCCCGGATTCCCCTGGGCTATCTTCTGGGGCAGGGGTCCGGGGTCATCACCAAGGTGGTGCAGGACGATGTCAAGAACCTGCACGCGTTCGTGGCGGACAGCACGCCGTTGTTGGGCCGGGGCGTGGCTACGCCCGTGGTCACGCTGGCCCTGCTGCTGGCCATAGACTGGCGGCTGGCGCTGGTGGCGCTCGGCGTGCTGCTGGTCGGCGCCCTGGCGGTGTGCCTGTGCATGCGCGGCAAGACCGAGCTGCAACGCCGCTATGACGCGGAGCGGGAACGGATCAACGGCACGGTGGTTGAGTTTGTCCAGGCCATGCCCGTGGTGCGGACCTTTGACGACGGCGCCGCCTCCTTTGGCCGCTACCAGGCCGCCCTGGACGGATTCAAGGCGACCATGTCCGAGTGGCTTCGGGTCTCCGGCACCAGCGGCAAGCTGGCCATCACGGTGCTTGCCCCTATGCCCACCCTGCTGGCCCTGACGCTGGGCGGGCTGATGCTCTACCACGGCGGTGATCTGGATTTCGCCTCCTGGGCCGCAGTCCTCCTGCTTGGAACAGGCATGGCCGAATCCCTGGCCCCGCTCATGTGGCTCAACTTCTTCATCCGCAAGGCCAACGCCAGCGCGCGCCGCATCCATGAGCTCATGGCCGTGCCCGAGCTGCCCGCCTCGGTCAGGGAGACCCTGCCGCAGGACGCGTCCGTGACCTTTGAGAACGTCAGCTTTGCCTACGAAGGCCGGGATGACGACGCCCTGATCGACATCGGCTTCACGGTGCCAACCGGGACCGTGACAGCCCTGGTCGGTCCGTCGGGCGCGGGCAAGAGCACGGTGGCGCGGCTGATCCCTCGTTTCTGGGACGTGCGCCGGGGCGCGGTACGGATCGGCGGGGCAGACGTGCGCGACATGACCCCGCAGACCCTGATGGGCAACGTCTCCTTCGTCTTTCAGGACGCATTTCTTTTCCACGACACCATTGCCGCCAACATCCGCATGGGCCGTCCCGACGCCTCCATGGAGGAGGTGGAACAGGCCGCCCGCGCCGCCCAGGCGCACGACTTCATCAGCGAACTGCCCAACGGATACGAGGCCATGGCCGGGGAGCGCGGCACCCGGCTCTCGGGCGGACAGCGCCAGCGCATCACCATCGCCCGCGCCATCCTGCAGGGTTGCCCTGTGGTGGTCCTGGACGAGGCCACGGCCTTTGCCGATCCGGAAAATGAGGCGGCGCTCATCGCGGCGCTGGCCAACCTGATGAAGGGACGCACGGTGATCATCATCGCACACCGTCTCTCCACCATCCGCGACGCCGATCAGATCGTGGTTCTGGACTATGGGCGGGTGGCGGAATCAGGCCGCCATGACGGCCTTGTGGCGGCGGGCGGTGTCTACGCCCGCCTTTGGGACAGTTACGAGCGGGCGCGCGGCTGGACATTGGGCCGCGGCGTCGATGCAGAAGCCTGAGGGAGGATGAGCCATGACTATAAGAACTGACGCGGTGCCGCCGTTGGCCGAAACGTGGAAAAGGATGCAACTGGCCAGCGGGGACCAGGTGGGGGCGCTGCGGACGTGCATGCTCTTCTCCATCCTGTCCGCCGTGGCCCAGGGGCTGGGCTTCGCCTGCTTCTATCCGCTGCTGGGGAATCTTCTGGCCACGCCCTCGGACTGGGACACGGTCTGCCTTTGGGCGGGCGCGCTGGCCGTGTGCGCCGTGCTCGACACGGCCTTTGTCTGGATGTCCCGCCGTTTCGACTACACCGGCTGCATTGCCGAAGTGACCCACCAACTGCGGATCAGGCTGGGCGAGCAGCTTCGCCGGATGCCCCTGGAGAATCTCTACGACAGGCGCACAGGGGAGCTCTCCGCCGTGCTGACCGGCAACGTTGACGAGGTGGTCACGCCCATGGGGATTCTCTCCTCGGCCTTCCTGACCATCCTTATCACCCCGGCGGTGTCGGTGGCGGCCACGGCGCTGGTGGACTGGCGGCTGGCCCTGGCCATGGCCGCGGTCTTCCCGCTGGCCCTGCCGCTCTATTATTGGCGGCGTCGCAGCTCGGGCCGGTCCATGCGCACCCTTGCGGCGGCCCACGCCAGAACCAACTCCGAGATGATCGAATATGTCCAGGGGCTGCCTGTGCTCAGGGCCACCAACCAGGTGGGCGGGCGGTTCGAGCGGCTGCGGGCCGCCCTGGCGCATCTGCAAGAGGTCCAGAAAGAGGCGCAGCTGCGGGCCGTGTGGCCGGGCGTGCTTTTCTCCTCCCTGGTCCAGATCGGGATCATCGTGGCCCTCTCCCTTGGCGTGTGGTTCATCCTGGCCGGGACGCTGGACGTGGCCGTGCTGGTGGCGCTGCTCATCGTGGTCGTGCGTTTCAGCGAGCCTCTGGCACTGATCTACGGGCTCAGTCCGGTGTTCGACTACATGGAGGCAGGCTTCGAGCAACTGGAAAAGCTGTTTTCCGTGAGACCCCTGCCCGTGCCTGAATCCGCCAAGACCCCGCAGCGGTTCGATGTGGCCTTTGAGGGAGTCCGGTTCCGGTATGCCGACACCGACGTGGACGTGCTGCAAGAGGTGAGCTTCAGGCTGCCCGAACGCTCCCTCACCGCACTGGTCGGGCCGTCGGGTTCCGGCAAGACCACCATCACCAAGCTGATCATGCGCTACGCCGACCCCCAGGCGGGGCATGTCCGCATCGGCGGGGTGGACGTGCGGGACATGGAACCCAGGGCGCTGATGGGCTGCGTTTCCGTGGTGTTTCAGGATGTCTACCTGTTTGACGACACCATCCACGCCAACATCCTCATGGGTCGGCCCGGAGCCACCGACGCCGAGGTGGAGACCGCGGCCAGGGCCGCGCACTGCCACGAATTTATCACCCGACTGCCCGACGGCTACCGGACACGGGTCGGCGATATCGGCGGCTGCCTGTCCGGCGGCGAGCGTCAGCGCATCAGCATCGCACGGGCCATTCTCAAGGATGCCCCCATCGTCATGCTGGACGAGCCCACGGCCGCCCTGGACACCGAGAGCGAGGTAGCGGTGCAGCAGGCCATCGACACGCTGGTGCGGGACAAGACCGTGGTTGTCATCGCGCATCGGCTTTCAACCATTGTCGGTGCCGACACCATCCTGGTCATTGATGATGGAAAGCTCGTCCAGCAGGGCGGGCACGCCGAACTGCTGGCTCAGGCCGGACGGTATCGCAGCATGTGGGAGGCGCAGCAGGGCGTCAAGGACTGGCACTTTGTCAAGGCGGCCAAGGCCCGATAGACGCAGGGTTTCCCGGTCGGGGCTGGTGTTTTTCCCGATCCGGGTGGACCCGTGCCCCTCCACGCCACTACACCTGCCGAATTATCCATAACCTGAGGAGGATTAATAAGGATGAAACAGATATCGACTCGCTCCGCCACAGGGCGACCCGCTGGCCTGCCTTCGCGGCTGGCGGTCCTGGCCTTGCCGGTACTCGCCTTGTTCCTGTTGTGCGGGGGCGCGCTGGCGGCAGAGAGCGAAACGCGGCAGGAGGGCGCGGTCACGCTGGAGGCGGTCAAGGTCACGGCCAACAAGATGGAGGAAGACCCCATGGACGTGCCTCAGAACATCACCGTGATCAGCGAAATGGACATTGAGGAAAAGGGGATGAAGGACATCACGGATATCATCAAGACCGTTCCGGGCATGTCGTGCTCTCCGGACCACGGCGTAGCGGTCAACTTTCGCGGTCTGAACGCCTCGATGTTCACCAACAACAACCCCGTGGCTCTGTATGTCGACGGCGTGGGGCAAAGCTCCCGCTACGGATTCGACACCTCCCTGGTCAATGTGCAGCGCGTGGAGGTGCTGCACGGCGCGCAGTCGACCCTGTGGGGCAAGGACGCCATGGGTGCGGTCATCAACGTCGTCACCAAGGATCCCACCAACACCTGGGATGGCAAGGTCGGCGGCGAGTACGGCAGCTGGCAGTATGGCAAGGGCATGGCCAGCCTCAACGGCCCCCTGGTTGAGGACAACCTGTTTTTCGGCTTCGGAGCCCAGTATCAGCGGGACCAGGGTTGGATCAAGAACGACTACCCCGGCACGGAGAAGGACGCCAACCGCCAGCGGCAGATGCGCGGCAACAGCTACCTGCTCTGGACGCCCGAAGGCAACCAGGATTTGAAGGTGCGCCTCTCTGTGCGTCATGACGAAGACAAGCGTTACTGGGGCGACATGTACAACATGGGCGCTGGCAAGACCCTGTCCTCGTTCAGCGCTTCCGATGCCAAGCACGTCAGCTATGAAGTGGACACCTGGACCAAGACCACTGATGATGTCCAAAGTGTGAAGGTTGACAATGAATTCAAAAGGTTCAACCTCGAATCCATCACCGCGCACAAGACCCAGAAGATTAAAGGCGTCTGGGACGGGGATCACGCCGATATCGCCGCCAACCTGGGGTTGAGAATGTTCGATGAGAACCACTCGGAGACCTGGTCCCAGGAGTTCCGGTTCTCCAGCCCCGAAACCAAAGGATTCCGGTGGACGGGCGGTGTGTATGCCGACTCCGAGCGGCGCACCCAGGGGCCTTACGGCCAGCAGATGATCTCCGGTGGCATTCCCTATGACTACGATGCCCGCTCCAAGGCGCACAGCGATACCATGGCGACCTTCGGCCAGGCCATGGTCCCGTTGTGGGAGCGTTTCGAGCTGACGCTGGGCGGCAGGGCCCAGCGCATCAACAAGGGCATGGACATGACCTTCAACCAGACCGATCTCTCCACCGGGACGCTGGTGTATTCCTATCACATGAGGGGAGACAAGACCGAGAACGCCCTGCTGCCCAAGGCCGCGCTGACCTACGACTTCAATGACAACTGGGCCACCTATGTGTCCTACTCGCACGGATACATGCCCGGCGGATTCAACTACTTCGCCATGGCAGGCTCGGCGGACGAAAACTCCTTCAAGCCGGAGAAATCCATCAACTACGAGTGGGGTATCAAGGCCGGGCATGATTCGTTCCGTATGTCTGCGGATGTCTTTTACATGGATATCAAGGATATCCATGTCTACAAGGTGGTGGGCGGCATGTTCGTCACGGACAACGCCAAGAAGGCGCACTCCACGGGAGCCGAATTCCAGGCCACCTATCTGCCCTGGGAGACGGTGGAGTTGAGCGCCTCGGCCAGCGTGATCCGGGCCAGGTACGACGATTACGACACCGGCTCGCAGCAATTCAAGGGCTATCGGATCGAGCAAACTCCCGATTATTCCATTATGCTTGGTGCCGCCTACCATGATCCCAGTGGCTTCTATGCTCGGGTGGATGGCCGCCACTATGGCATTCGGACATTCTACAACGGGACCTCCATGGACTTCACCACAGCCGACCCGTACTCCGTGGTCGACGGCAGGATCGGCTACCGCGTTGATGGCTTTGATGTCTATGCCTACATGAAGAACATGTTCAACGAAGGCTATGTCACTGCGTATCGCGCCAACAGCCTGATGACCATCGCCGGCGTCGGGGAACCCCGGAACATGGGCGTCGGCGTGCTCTACAGCTTCTGACGATTTTTTTTGTCAGTGCGGTGATTTTGATTGTCGCCCTCATGATGGGCTGTGTCGGATAACCTGCAATCATAGGAGAAAACATGAAAAAGCTACTTTTTGTCCTCTTCTGCCTGGTCTTTGGTACAGCGGTCAGCGCGCAGGCGCATTCGGTCTGGATCAACAACTTTGTGTCCGAGGCGCACCAGCCGCCCCATTCCATTGTCTCCATCGGCTGGGGGCATGCCATGCCCATGGACGACATCCCCAACTCCCCCAACGGGCGCATCCTGCTGGAGAGCTTCCAGGTGATCGATCCGGACCTGAACCGGACCGACTTGCGCACGCCTGCCGCGGACGAGAGCAAGCCGTCGCAGGTCACGGCCAATTTTGACGTCTTCCCCGGTGATCTGGCCGTGCAGAAGGTCGCGCTGAAGAAAGAGAGCAAGCCCGGCGTATACCAATTCAGCGCGGTTTCCGTGCCCACCTTCTACACGCAGTATCTGGACAAGGGCGGTCGCCAGCGTATCGCCCTCAAGCCCCGCGACCAGGTCAAGGACATCGACAAGCTACTCATGTCGGTCAAGTTCCAGGCCTTTGCCAAGTCCTATATGACCGTGGGTGGCCAGTGGACCCAGCCCAAGCCCCTCGGGCACGGCCTGGAGATCACTCCGGTCACGGACCTGAGCAACCTTCGCGTGGGTGACCTGGTCCAGGTGGAGGTGCTGTTCAACGGCGAACCTCTGAGCGTCACGGCCAAGAGCGTTGACTACATCACGGCCTACAGCGCCGGGTTTGGTCAGAGCGATCATTTCTCCCTGCAATCCTACATCATGCAGGGCAAGGCCCAGTTCCGCGTGCAGTGCGCCGGGCAGTGGATGGTCAGCGTCAACCACAAGGAAGACGTGACCAGCGACGGCCCCATGAAGGAACTCTCCGGCAAGGCGGACCAAGTGTACCACGGCGCGAGCCTGACCTTCACCGTCAAGTAGCCTCCTCCCTCTGGCCGGGGGCTTCGGCCCCCGGCTCCTCCGGGGAGACCCGGTTTTCATTCGACCCTCAGCTTATATCCGACAAGGAGACGTGCGACATGTCGAGATACGCACTCCCGATTCTGGCCTTGATGCTGGCTATTGTCGCGGTTCCGGCCCTGGCCGGGGATCTTTCTGTGGACCTGCCCGGCACGGACATCATGACCCTGGTGCACGACCGGCCCGACGGCGATGATCGGTCCTCGGTCATCATCATGACCCTGCTCAACAAGCGGGGCAGCAAGCGCGTGCGCGAAGTGAAGAGTTATTCCAAGGACTTCGGCAAGGACAAGCAGTCGATCATGGTGTTTCTTGAGCCAGCCGATGTCCGGAAGACGGCCTACCTTTCCTGGGAGTACGACGAGCCGGGCAGAGAGGATGACAAATGGCTGTACATGCCTGCAATGCGCAAGACCCGGCGCATCAGCGGGGCGTCCAGGAACGAGTATTTCATGGGCACGGACTTCACCTACGACGACATGGGCAAGCGCCGCGTGGACGAGGACACCCACCGGCTGCTGGGAGAGGAGTCCGTAGACGGGCTTGATTGCTGGAAGGTCGAGTGCGTCCCCGTGGACTCGGAGGACATGTACACCCGCCGGGTCGTCTGGGTGCGCAAGGACGCCTGCGTGGTGATCAAGGCCGAGTATTACGACAAGGACGGGTTATTGAAGATATTCAGGGTGTTGGACGTACGCAACCAGGACGGAATCTGGACGGTGTTCCGCTCCGAGATGGAAAACGTGGTTCGCGAACATCGGACCGTCATGGAAACCACGACCATCGCCTATGACACCGGACTTGAAGACAGCCTGTTCCGCGTTGCCACCATTGAACGGGGATGGATGCAGTAGGCATGGGACGCCTGTTTGCTGCCGTTGTGCTGATCATCCTGCTGGCTGGCGCGGAAGCCATGGCGGCGGAGGTTCCGGAGTGGCTTGAGCGCGTGGCCTTATCCGGGTGGATCGAGGGGGTCCAGTCAGCTGCGGTGAAGGCTCCCCACGACCCGGTGACCTCGCGGGCGCGGATGCGCCTGATAGCCGAGGCGGATTGGGACGCCGTGTACGCCAATGTGTCGGTGGACGCCGAGAAGAACTGGAAGATCGATGGGCAAAAGGCCCTGAGCCTGCACGAGGGCTGGCTGGAGCACGTCGGGCAGGGGTGGGATGTGCGGCTGGGGCGGCAGACCATCATCTGGGGCAGGGCGGACGGTGTGCAGATCACGGACGTGATCTGCCCGCCGGACTATACCGAGTCCATCACCAGAGACCTGGACGAGATCCGCATTCCGGTGGAGGCGGCCAAGGTGCGCCTGCTCGGCTCGTCCATGGACCTGGAGATGATCTGGATTCCCGTGTTTCAGTCCGCGACGCTGCCTGGCAGGGACAACCCCTGGGGCAGCGAGACCTCCTGGCCGGCCGGAATGACCGTGGTCCAGAACGACACGAAGAAGCCGGACCTGTCTCTGGGCAACAGCGAGGTGGCCATGAAGCTCGCGGCCTACCGATCAGGGTACGACATGTCCGCGTCCGTGTTTTACACCTGGGACGACTTCGCGGCCAACCACCGCACCGTGTCCACCGTGGGGCCGTCCTCGGTCGAGTTTTCGCCCCGCTACCACCGGATGACAGTGCTGGGTCTGGACTTCGCTCGCCCCTGGTCGGATTTTGTCTTTCGCTTCGAGACCGCGGGCTACCTGGGCAGATACTTTGAAACCCGGCAACTGGCCATCGACCCCAAGCGGAAGAATTCGGTGAAGTGGCTGGGAGGCATGGACTGGACGCCGGGCGGGGACTGGTCGGTAATCGCGCAGCTCTACGGGGAGCATCTGCTCAACCACGAGTCCTGCCTGGTGGCCGAGCGGGACGAGGTTTCCACCACGCTGCACGTTTCGAAAAAGGTTCTGCGCCAGACCCTGACCCTGTCCGGCATGGTCTACTACAGCGTGAACGACCAGGACACCTTCTTTCGGGCCAAGGCGGACTATGAGTGGTCTGACGGGCTTCATTTCCTGGTCGGGGCCGATTTGTTCAACGGGCGGCACAGCGGCAGCTACGGTCGGTATGAGGACAACTCCCAGCTGTGGGTGAAGGTCAAATACAGTTTCTAAGGAGCGGATATGTTGAACATAGGCAGGATCAACGCGTGGTTTCATTCTTTTGGCGGGTCGGTCATCCGGTTCAGGTGGCTGGTGTTCGCCGCCTGCGCCGTCCTGACGATCGCAGCCGGGTCCGGGCTGCCGCAACTCAAGGCGGATGTGGACCAGGACAACTGGTTCATGGAGGACGACGCCCTGCTCAAGGCCAAGGAGCGCATGGAACACATCTTCGGCAACGAGGACTTCTGCGCGGCCCTGGTCACGGTGGACGACATCTTTACTCCGGAGAACCTGGGGCTGCTCAGGGAGTTGGGTGACGAACTCCTGGAGCGCGTGCCTTACGCGGACGATGTCATGTCCCTGGCGGACATGGAGTTCACCGAAGGCGTTGAGGGCGGCATCAGCATCGAGGATCTCGTGCCGGAGAGGATCCCCACGGACCCGGCAACCCTTGAGGCCCTGCGGCACAAGGCGCTGTCCAAGACCTCGCTGAAAAACCGGATGGTCTCGGCGGACAGCACCGAGACCTGGCTCATCCTGCGGCTGAAGCCGCTGCCCGGCAACCTCGACGGAGAGGATCCGGTCGTGACCGTGGGGCGGCTCTTCAGCGAGGTGGTTAACCAGCCCCGGTACGCACCCCTGAACATCAAGGCCGCCGGGCTGCCCGTCGTCTTTGTGGACAAGATGGACTTCTTTGCCAAGGAGACGCCCCGTCTGATGGGCATTTCCCTTCTGTTCACCGTGGTGGTGCTCTTCGTCCTTCTGCGCAACCTGCGGGGAATCCTCTTCCCTCTGGTCACGGTTCTGTGCGTGCTGGGCATCGTTTTCGGGGTGCAGGGCTGGCTGGGCATCCGTACAGACCCGTCGGTCATTTTCATGCCGGTGTTCATCACCCTGGCGGTGTCCATCGGGTATTCCATCCACCTGTTCAACCACTTTAACGTCGAGTTCCGCAGGACAGGGCGCAGACGGGAATCCCTGATCCTGGCCGTGGAGGAGGTGGGCTGGCCGTTGGTGTTCAGCGCGCTGACTACGGTGGCGGCGCTGGTCTCATTCCTGTTCATTCCGCTTCGGCCCATCCGCTGGGTGGGCCTGACCTCCGCCTCACTGGTTTTTCTCGCCTGCGTGATCGTCCTGACCCTGCTCCCCGCGCTGCTCAGTTTTGGCAGGGACGGGACGCCGGAGGCT from Pseudodesulfovibrio aespoeensis Aspo-2 includes the following:
- a CDS encoding ABC transporter ATP-binding protein — protein: MRSQEDCSGCGQEHVGSARHREERIPGIWELMRPVRAGIRTAIAMSAIGSVAGLAGVAALALVVTALLGHDPRLWVWVCLSIGLTLVSILLRVQAFTVSHLAAFKLEVRLRTGLTDHLARIPLGYLLGQGSGVITKVVQDDVKNLHAFVADSTPLLGRGVATPVVTLALLLAIDWRLALVALGVLLVGALAVCLCMRGKTELQRRYDAERERINGTVVEFVQAMPVVRTFDDGAASFGRYQAALDGFKATMSEWLRVSGTSGKLAITVLAPMPTLLALTLGGLMLYHGGDLDFASWAAVLLLGTGMAESLAPLMWLNFFIRKANASARRIHELMAVPELPASVRETLPQDASVTFENVSFAYEGRDDDALIDIGFTVPTGTVTALVGPSGAGKSTVARLIPRFWDVRRGAVRIGGADVRDMTPQTLMGNVSFVFQDAFLFHDTIAANIRMGRPDASMEEVEQAARAAQAHDFISELPNGYEAMAGERGTRLSGGQRQRITIARAILQGCPVVVLDEATAFADPENEAALIAALANLMKGRTVIIIAHRLSTIRDADQIVVLDYGRVAESGRHDGLVAAGGVYARLWDSYERARGWTLGRGVDAEA
- a CDS encoding ABC transporter ATP-binding protein → MTIRTDAVPPLAETWKRMQLASGDQVGALRTCMLFSILSAVAQGLGFACFYPLLGNLLATPSDWDTVCLWAGALAVCAVLDTAFVWMSRRFDYTGCIAEVTHQLRIRLGEQLRRMPLENLYDRRTGELSAVLTGNVDEVVTPMGILSSAFLTILITPAVSVAATALVDWRLALAMAAVFPLALPLYYWRRRSSGRSMRTLAAAHARTNSEMIEYVQGLPVLRATNQVGGRFERLRAALAHLQEVQKEAQLRAVWPGVLFSSLVQIGIIVALSLGVWFILAGTLDVAVLVALLIVVVRFSEPLALIYGLSPVFDYMEAGFEQLEKLFSVRPLPVPESAKTPQRFDVAFEGVRFRYADTDVDVLQEVSFRLPERSLTALVGPSGSGKTTITKLIMRYADPQAGHVRIGGVDVRDMEPRALMGCVSVVFQDVYLFDDTIHANILMGRPGATDAEVETAARAAHCHEFITRLPDGYRTRVGDIGGCLSGGERQRISIARAILKDAPIVMLDEPTAALDTESEVAVQQAIDTLVRDKTVVVIAHRLSTIVGADTILVIDDGKLVQQGGHAELLAQAGRYRSMWEAQQGVKDWHFVKAAKAR
- a CDS encoding TonB-dependent receptor — its product is MKQISTRSATGRPAGLPSRLAVLALPVLALFLLCGGALAAESETRQEGAVTLEAVKVTANKMEEDPMDVPQNITVISEMDIEEKGMKDITDIIKTVPGMSCSPDHGVAVNFRGLNASMFTNNNPVALYVDGVGQSSRYGFDTSLVNVQRVEVLHGAQSTLWGKDAMGAVINVVTKDPTNTWDGKVGGEYGSWQYGKGMASLNGPLVEDNLFFGFGAQYQRDQGWIKNDYPGTEKDANRQRQMRGNSYLLWTPEGNQDLKVRLSVRHDEDKRYWGDMYNMGAGKTLSSFSASDAKHVSYEVDTWTKTTDDVQSVKVDNEFKRFNLESITAHKTQKIKGVWDGDHADIAANLGLRMFDENHSETWSQEFRFSSPETKGFRWTGGVYADSERRTQGPYGQQMISGGIPYDYDARSKAHSDTMATFGQAMVPLWERFELTLGGRAQRINKGMDMTFNQTDLSTGTLVYSYHMRGDKTENALLPKAALTYDFNDNWATYVSYSHGYMPGGFNYFAMAGSADENSFKPEKSINYEWGIKAGHDSFRMSADVFYMDIKDIHVYKVVGGMFVTDNAKKAHSTGAEFQATYLPWETVELSASASVIRARYDDYDTGSQQFKGYRIEQTPDYSIMLGAAYHDPSGFYARVDGRHYGIRTFYNGTSMDFTTADPYSVVDGRIGYRVDGFDVYAYMKNMFNEGYVTAYRANSLMTIAGVGEPRNMGVGVLYSF
- a CDS encoding DUF4198 domain-containing protein yields the protein MKKLLFVLFCLVFGTAVSAQAHSVWINNFVSEAHQPPHSIVSIGWGHAMPMDDIPNSPNGRILLESFQVIDPDLNRTDLRTPAADESKPSQVTANFDVFPGDLAVQKVALKKESKPGVYQFSAVSVPTFYTQYLDKGGRQRIALKPRDQVKDIDKLLMSVKFQAFAKSYMTVGGQWTQPKPLGHGLEITPVTDLSNLRVGDLVQVEVLFNGEPLSVTAKSVDYITAYSAGFGQSDHFSLQSYIMQGKAQFRVQCAGQWMVSVNHKEDVTSDGPMKELSGKADQVYHGASLTFTVK
- a CDS encoding outer membrane lipoprotein-sorting protein — encoded protein: MSRYALPILALMLAIVAVPALAGDLSVDLPGTDIMTLVHDRPDGDDRSSVIIMTLLNKRGSKRVREVKSYSKDFGKDKQSIMVFLEPADVRKTAYLSWEYDEPGREDDKWLYMPAMRKTRRISGASRNEYFMGTDFTYDDMGKRRVDEDTHRLLGEESVDGLDCWKVECVPVDSEDMYTRRVVWVRKDACVVIKAEYYDKDGLLKIFRVLDVRNQDGIWTVFRSEMENVVREHRTVMETTTIAYDTGLEDSLFRVATIERGWMQ
- a CDS encoding DUF1302 family protein, giving the protein MGRLFAAVVLIILLAGAEAMAAEVPEWLERVALSGWIEGVQSAAVKAPHDPVTSRARMRLIAEADWDAVYANVSVDAEKNWKIDGQKALSLHEGWLEHVGQGWDVRLGRQTIIWGRADGVQITDVICPPDYTESITRDLDEIRIPVEAAKVRLLGSSMDLEMIWIPVFQSATLPGRDNPWGSETSWPAGMTVVQNDTKKPDLSLGNSEVAMKLAAYRSGYDMSASVFYTWDDFAANHRTVSTVGPSSVEFSPRYHRMTVLGLDFARPWSDFVFRFETAGYLGRYFETRQLAIDPKRKNSVKWLGGMDWTPGGDWSVIAQLYGEHLLNHESCLVAERDEVSTTLHVSKKVLRQTLTLSGMVYYSVNDQDTFFRAKADYEWSDGLHFLVGADLFNGRHSGSYGRYEDNSQLWVKVKYSF
- a CDS encoding efflux RND transporter permease subunit; the encoded protein is MLNIGRINAWFHSFGGSVIRFRWLVFAACAVLTIAAGSGLPQLKADVDQDNWFMEDDALLKAKERMEHIFGNEDFCAALVTVDDIFTPENLGLLRELGDELLERVPYADDVMSLADMEFTEGVEGGISIEDLVPERIPTDPATLEALRHKALSKTSLKNRMVSADSTETWLILRLKPLPGNLDGEDPVVTVGRLFSEVVNQPRYAPLNIKAAGLPVVFVDKMDFFAKETPRLMGISLLFTVVVLFVLLRNLRGILFPLVTVLCVLGIVFGVQGWLGIRTDPSVIFMPVFITLAVSIGYSIHLFNHFNVEFRRTGRRRESLILAVEEVGWPLVFSALTTVAALVSFLFIPLRPIRWVGLTSASLVFLACVIVLTLLPALLSFGRDGTPEAEKADARESRIQRLMGWLAGVSLRRQKLALIVLAVGMGVCLVGTSRIDVSFDVLKTFGRKVPYVDRIYSVGQSQVGSLYSYNLALEFDQPGAAKDPDNLQKFDQLVAEIDNLELTKKTTSLLQILKDLNQVMHEGDPVWYRLPESRDMVAQLLLLYENAGGDEVERWIDYDYQRLKLQVEMGHYNSGEAARELHWIREEAARLFPDAHVVLTGSISQYTVMQDYVSFGQIKSFFIAFTVVTLLLMIVFGSLRIGLIAMIPNIAPVLVVGAIMGFADIPLDLVTVTIMPMLLGLAVDDTIHFINHSQLEFERCRDYALSNRRTFLAVGGALLMTTVVLTLNFSAYMVSVVNIFVSMGFLVGAGLFAALAADFFITPVLLSMTKPFGPERRG